The following proteins are co-located in the Malassezia restricta chromosome II, complete sequence genome:
- a CDS encoding cell division control protein 45 gives MIVHWPRETGDNAIVPARDRLDYAGAYKHICSNSRRRVLGENASSDTPAVPTALGGAAVLILATPQVDSLAALRILTQLLAQDEVPFRIAPVNGYRSLQHVLAQDVHNHLELHTLIFINLGSLLPLPETVPLPPHCTLHVIDSHRPWNLSNLFATSGINDHIWVWDDGDIEHRLGKEREAYEILEFDFESDSEESEVEDDEEDEFGKRTRTHSPPRETKRARLDPSQRQSYRAILAKYYAKGIWTGMSTAQMMYMLAVSLGRSDRDSLWLAILGLTSQYVSNAIHATTYDGYAAALASDVVAMNAVHDQTDTQTSLRGINVHGADDSSIRVLPEELRFTLYRHWSLEMSMYHTSYVAAKLGIWREKGIHKLRGLLAKMGLSLANCRQTYEHMELDLRQSLVQRMESIAPEYGLVDLSFRSFMRAYGFRSMPISASDAVEGISALLQAAHGVRIEIDGVHIVRSESSTKSGAQSFLDASVSYGGRTLWALSDDGVHLPTRLPTESTEGDASVEENEEENEEENATSAVWIKSFFEAYRAMDVHKPQNVSLLQASLKLAKSLHQAIVSQGVSIIIKQSIKTLRSFRLCILQDGANLHLFVHPDTLTRLGFWLIDALRDIVSEQHVRRMEEKRERRRSKGDTDDSDLSSSIVSLPFVLAALDATRDVFTVVGIVGAPDYGDVLKNRFGLAFQDAAQISGARMRNDRFESSVLEVRRSDLMPFVEALHLKA, from the coding sequence ATGATTGTGCATTGGCCGCGAGAGACTGGCGACAATGCAATTGTGCCTGCTCGGGACCGATTAGACTACGCGGGTGCATACAAGCATATATGCTCAAACTCCCGGCGGCGCGTTCTTGGCGAGAATGCGAGCTCTGATACCCCTGCTGTGCCCACGGCGttgggcggcgctgctgtgTTAATCCTTGCGACGCCCCAAGTTGACTCACTTGCGGCACTGCGAATCCTTACACAGCTTTTGGCGCAGGATGAGGTGCCTTTTCGTATAGCGCCTGTCAATGGATATCGATCTCTACAGCACGTCCTGGCTCAAGACGTGCACAATCATCTTGAGCTGCATACCCTCATTTTCATCAACCTCGGATCACTCCTTCCACTTCCAGAGACCGTTCCACTCCCACCACATTGTACTCTTCATGTTATCGATTCGCACAGGCCATGGAACCTCAGTAACTTGTTTGCCACATCAGGCATCAATGACCACATATGGGTCTGGGACGACGGCGACATCGAGCATAGACTTGGCAAGGAACGTGAAGCTTATGAAATACTTGAATTTGATTTCGAATCCGACTCGGAGGAAAGTGAAGTcgaggacgatgaggaAGATGAATTTGGCAAACGTACACGGACCCATAGTCCGCCTCGAGAGACAAAACGTGCACGACTGGATCCATCTCAGCGCCAGTCTTACCGAGCCATCTTGGCCAAGTACTATGCCAAGGGAATTTGGACAGGTATGAGCACAGCACAGATGATGTACATGCTTGCCGTATCCCTTGGTCGCAGTGATCGCGACAGTCTATGGCTTGCTATATTGGGCCTCACGTCACAATACGTTTCGAATGCAATTCATGCAACAACTTATGACGGCTATGCAGCCGCTCTTGCCTCAGATGTTGTGGCCATGAATGCTGTACATGACCAAACTGATACCCAGACGTCTCTGAGAGGGATCAATGTCCACGGAGCAGACGACAGCTCCATCCGTGTCCTTCCAGAAGAGCTTCGTTTCACATTATACCGGCACTGGAGTCTCGAGATGAGCATGTATCATACGAGTTACGTGGCGGCCAAGCTTGGTATTTGGCGGGAAAAAGGTATTCATAAGCTTCGCGGACTTCTCGCAAAAATGGGTTTATCTCTGGCCAATTGCCGACAAACTTACGAGCATATGGAACTGGATCTCCGTCAGTCTCTTGTCCAGCGCATGGAATCAATCGCACCCGAATATGGCCTGGTTGACTTGTCTTTTAGATCATTTATGCGTGCATATGGTTTCCGGTCAATGCCAATTAGTGCATCTGACGCGGTAGAAGGTATTTCTGCTCTGCTACaggcggcacatggcgtTCGAATCGAGATTGATGGTGTGCACATCGTGCGCTCTGAATCATCTACTAAAAGCGGGGCACAATCCTTCCTGGATGCATCTGTGTCGTATGGAGGCCGTACATTATGGGCATTaagcgacgacggcgtccatTTACCAACTCGTCTTCCTACAGAATCTACTGAAGGTGATGCCAGCGTTGAGGAAAACGAAGAAGAAAATGAAGAAGAAAATGCGACATCTGCCGTATGGATCAAAAGCTTTTTCGAAGCCTATCGCGCCATGGACGTACACAAACCACAGAATGTATCGCTGTTACAAGCCTCGCTCAAATTGGCCAAGTCACTACATCAAGCCATTGTATCACAAGGCGTTAGTATCATAATCAAACAGTCGATCAAGACACTCCGCTCATTTCGACTATGCATTCTCCAGGATGGAGCGAATCTGCACCTATTTGTACATCCCGACACGCTGACCCGCCTGGGGTTTTGGTTAATTGACGCGCTACGCGACATTGTAAGCGAGCAACACGTACGACGCATGGAAGAGAAGCGTGAAAGACGGAGAAGCAAAGGTGATACGGACGATTCAGATTTATCCTCCTCTATCGTGTCTCTCCCGTTTGTGCTAGCTGCTCTGGATGCAACCCGTGATGTATTTACAGTCGTCGGTATCGTC